The stretch of DNA CCGTCGGGGTGACGCTCCTGGCGCACCAGCAACTCCAGCTGGCCATCGCTGGCAATCGAGGCGATGGAGTATTCGCGCATGGCCAGCGGCACCAGGGCATCGACCAGCGCCTGGGCATGCAGGCCCACCAGGTGGGCACGGTTTTCCGGGAGCTGGCGGCTGGCCAGGGCCTGGGTCAGGGTTTCCGTCAGGCCGTCGAGCTGCACCGTGGCGCTGCCGTCCAGGCCGAGGCCGTCGAGGAAGAACTCGATGGCCCACGCGCAATTGCGCGGCAGCACTTCTACCAGGTCGCCGGCCAGCCAGCTGCTCGGCTGCGGTGGGGTGAGGCCCAGCAGGTAGACGCCCGAACCGCTGCTGTCCGGGTTCAACAGCTCGCGTTGGTTCAGGGTCCAGTTGTCGTAGGCGGGTGCCTGCCACAGGTCCACCGGCGCCTGGCCGATCAACTGGCCCAGTTGCTGCTGCCAGTGGCGCAAGGCGTAGCTGTCGCCGCTGTCGACTTCCACCGGGGCGAACAGGGTGTTGCCGCCATGTTCGGCCAGCCAGCCATGCAGGCGCTTGGCAAAACCGCAGAAGTGCGGGTATTGCCGGTCGCCCAGGCCCAGTACGGCGTACTTGAGGTTGTCCAGGGACAGGGCGCGGCCCAATACCTTGCGCTCGAAGCCCCGGGCGCTGTCCGGCGCTTCGCCGTCGCCGAAGGTGCTGACCACGAACAATGCGTTCTGGGTATTGAGCAGGTCCTGCTCGCTGACGCTGGCCAGCGGCTGGACCTTGGTCGGTACGCCGGCGGCCTGCAATTGCCCGGCGGTCTGCCAGGCCAGTTGTTCGGCGAAACCGCTCTGGCTGGCGAAGCCGATCAGCCAGGCCGAGGCATCGCCGGTGTCGGTGCTCAGGCCCTGGCGCGCGTCCTTGATCTGGCGTTTCTTGCGCCGGCGATCCAGGTACAGCAGCCAGCCGGTGATAAAGAACAGCGGCATGGTCAGCGAAGCAATGGTCACCAGGATCCGCCCGACAATGCCGAAGTAGCTGCCCACGTGCAGGGCATAGATGCTGGTCAGCAGCTGGGCCTTAAGGCTCTTGTCGCTGTAGCGGTCATGGCGGCTGACCACGCCGCTCTTGGGGTCGATGGTGATCTGGTTCAGCGCCCGGTCATGGGGCGAATTCTTCAGCAGGTAGAACACGGTCGCCGGCTGGCCGGCCACTGCTGGCATGCGGATGTTGTAGGAACTCAGGTCCTTGCCGGCGGTGCTGTAGATACCCAGCCACATGGCGTTGTAGTCGGCGGTCGGCGCCGGGCCCTTGGGCGGCGCGCCCCGGTTTTTCATGCGTTGGCTCTGTGGCGAGTCGGCCAGCAGTTTGTTCAGGCCCTTGTTGTACCACTCGTAGGACCAGGACAAGCCAGTCAGCGCGGCCAGTAGATAGAACAACAGGCACCAGGTCCCGGCCACGGCGTGCAGGTCCCAGTTGAAGCCACGGCCTTTTTTCGCCCAGTCCAGGGTCAGCCAGGCGCGCCAGCTCGCCACCTGGCGCGGCCAGCGCAGGTAGAGGCCGGACAGGCAGAAGAAAATCAGGATCAGGGTGCAGGCGCCGGTGATCTGCCGGCCGCTGTCGCCCATGGCCAGGAAACGGTGCAGTTGCAGCATCAGGCCGAAGAAGTCCTGGCCCAGGGCGGCGCCCATGAATTCGCCGGTGTAGGGGTCGAAATAACGCATTTCGCCACGGCGCTGGCCTGGTGGCGGGGTGAACCACACGCGGGCAGCGTTGCCGCTGTCGGCTTCCACGGTGAGCATCGACACGGTCTTGCCCGAGGCCGCCTGGATTTTTTCCACCAGCTCGGCGGGTGGCAGGACGCCGGCCGGCTGCTTTTCCACCTGCAGTGTGGAAGGGTTGAGGGCACGCAGGATTTCATCCTGGAACGACACCGTCGCGCCGGTAATGCCCATCAAGGCCAGGACCAGGCCGGCGCTGATGCCGAAAAACCAGTGCAACTGGAACAGGGTTTTCTTCAACACATCGACCGCCTCGTTGGTTCTTAAGTCTGTGCCACGGCGCGCATTATGCCGTGAGTTGTCGAGAAACATTCTTTCTTACGCACAAAAGCCCCACTCATGAAAATGTGTGGGGCTTATGGGGTGTAGCCGCTGCCGAAGGCTGCGATCGATCTGGGCGGTATTCCGACAACGCGGGCGCGGGATCTAGAGATCGCTGAAGGCCTGCGGCCTTATCGCAGCCTTCGGCAGCGGCTACACGACGCCCGGATGCGCCAGGCGTCGCATTCCACCTCGTCAGAAGTGGAAGTTGGTGGTGAACAAGGCGGTACGGCCGGCTGCCTGGTTGGCAAAGTGCGCCGAGTAGGCTTTGTCGTAGTAGGTCTTGTCGGTCAGGTTCTGCACGTTCAGCTGCAGGTCGACGTTCTTGCTCAGCTTGTAGCTGGCCATGGCGTCGTAGCGGGTGTAGGACGGCACATACACGGTATTGCCGGCATCGCCATACACCTCGTCGACATAGAACGCACCGCCGCCTACGGTCAGCTTCGGCAACACTTCATAAGTGGTCCACAGGCTGAAGCTGTTTTTCGGCGTGTTCGGCATTTCATTGCCTTTGTTCGAACCGGCGCTGACGACCCCGTTACGCCCATTGAGGCCGGCGTCCACCAGCTCGCTTTTCAGGTAGCTGTAGCCGGCGAAGACTTGCCACTTGTCGGTGATCTTGCCGCTGGCCGACAGCTCCAGGCCGTCGACGCGGGATTCACCGGCGTTCTGGTAGGTCAGGGCGTCCACCAGGATGCGGGTGTTTTTCTTCTCGGTACGGAACACCGCGGCGGTCAGGGACAGGCGGTCGTTGAACACGTCCCACTTGGTGCCCAGCTCGTAGTTGACGGTTTCTTCCGGTTGCAGATCGCTGACGCTGGCGCCGGCGGACAATGGGTTGCCGTCCGCGCCCTCGCCGACCAGGCCGCCCGCTGGCGAGGCCGAGGTGGCGTAGGAGGCGTAGACGCTGCCGTTGTCCGTCGGTTTCCACACCAGGCCGGCCTGCCAGTTCCAGAACTGGCTGTCGTCCTTGATCTTGGTGCGTCCGGTGGCGGCGTTGGTATTGGCCTCGGTGTCGAAGGTGTCGTAGCGCAGGCCGACGTTGAGCAGCCATTGCGGATCGAGTTCGATGGTGTCGAACACATAGGCCGCGCGGCTGGTGGCTTTGGTGTTGGTGCCGTTGTAGTTGCGGCTAATGGCGCCGGTCCAGGCGTCGTCCGGGTTCGGGTTGCTCAGCGAGGTGCAGCTGGGGATGCTGCCCGGATTACAGACTTTCGCGGTGTTGCCGGCGATGTTGTAGCTGCTGACGCGTGTCTCTTCGCCAGTGAACTCAAGGCCCGTGGAGTAGGTGTGCTTGAAGCCCAGGGCCTGGAATTCGCCGAACAGATCGGTCTGGTTGGTGGTGGTTTCGGTGGTGGACACCCGCGAGTTGGCGCGACGCCACACGGTTCCGTACTTGTTGACGTTGAACTTGCTGTCGTCCGGCTGGGTGAGGATGTAGTCCTGGCCGGTGTTGCCATGACGCAGGGTGTTTTTCAGCGTCATGTTGTCGTTCAGGTCGTGCTCGATGGAGACGGTGCTGATGTCCGCGCGGGTCTTGCGGAAGTCCCGATCCTTCAAGCCATAGAAGTTGTCGCTGTCGCCGCCGTCGGTGGGTTTGTCGTGCTTGTGGGCGGTGGCGCTGGCCGAGCTGTAGCCATAGGGAATGCCCGAATCCGGCAGATCGTCGCTTTCCATGTGGTAGTAGCTGAAGTTGACCCGGGTTGGGGTGCCCAGGCCGAAGGTCAGGGACGGTGCCACGCCCCAGCGGTCGTAGTTGACGGCGTCGCGACCGGCCACGTTCTGCTCGTGGCTCATCAGGTTCAGGCGGAAGGCGGCGCTGTCGAGGAACTGGCGGTTGACGTCCAGCACATAACGGCGGGTCTGGTCGGAACCGTAGGTGAAGCCGCCGTTGAGGAAGTCTTGCTGCTTGGGCGTCTTGCTCACCAGGTTGAGGCTGCCACCGGCCGAGCCACGACCGCCGAAGGAGGAGTTGGGCCCCTTGCTGACTTCGATCGATTCGATGTCGAAGATCTCGCGGCTCTGGCCGCCGGTATCGCGCACGCCATCGAGGTAGGTGTCGCCCTGGGCATCGAAGCCACGGATGAACGGACGGTCGCCTTGCGGGTTGCCGCCTTCGCCGGCGCCGAAAGTAATGCCCGGCACGGTGCGCAGCGCATCCTGCAGCGAGGTGGCGGCGGTGTCCTTGAGCACTTGTTGAGGCACCACGGTGACCGAGCGCGGCGTGTTGACCAGCGGTGCGGTGTACTTCTGCGACGAGGCTTTTTCGACCTGGTAGGACGTCTGGTCCTGGGCTTCGCCAGTGATGCTGGTGGCATCCAGGGAAATGGCATTGCCGGCGGCTTTCTTCTCGGTGTTTTCCGCGGCATAAGCCATATGGGCTGCGGAGCCGGCGGTGATCGCCACGCCAATCGCAGACGCCAGCAGGCGTGGTGAACCGAGCGGTAATTGTGGTGGTTGGCGCGACATGGTGATTCCCCTCCCCAAGGATTTGAGGCGGCGGAATATAAGGCGAACAAGTCTATGTATCAATTGCGAAATATTGCTATTCGCATGGAATTTACATTCTTTACAATTTCGCTTTACGGTTTTTACGCTTTCATTCGTCTGCGCATTTTACATTTGCAATAAGAATCAATATCATTTGCACCCCCTTTTCTTTCAGGTATTGCCTCATGCTCCTGCATATTCCCGGCCTGTTCTCCCGTGAAGAAGTGCTGCGTATCCGTGAGGCCCTGGAGCAGGCGGACTGGGCCGACGGCAAGATCACCGCCGGTTACCAGTCGGCCAAGGCCAAGCACAACCTGCAACTGCCCGAGGGCCATCCGCTGGCCCAGGAGATTGGCGCGGCGATGCTCGAGCGCCTGTGGCAGCACCCGCGCTTCATGTCGGCGGCGCTGCCGCACAAGGTTTTCCCGCCGCTGCTCAACTGCTACACCGCCGGTGGCAGTTTCGACTTTCATATCGACAACGCTGTGCGCCAGCCCAAGGGCAGCGTCGAGCGGGTGCGGACCGACCTGTCGTCGACCCTGTTTTTCAGCGACCCGGAGGACTACGACGGCGGCGAGCTGGAAATCCAGGACACCTTCGGCACCCAGCGGGTGAAGCTGCCGGCCGGCGACATGGTGCTGTACCCGGGCACCAGCCTGCACAAGGTCAACGCGGTCACCCGCGGCACCCGTTACGCGTCGTTCTTCTGGACCCAGAGCCTGGTGCGCGAAGACAGCCAGCGCGCCCTGCTGTTCGAGATGGACGAGGCGATCCAGCAACTGACCCGCGACATGCCGGAGCATCCGTCGCTGATCCGCCTGACCGGCACCTACCACAACCTGTTGCGTCGCTGGGTCGAGGTGTAAGCCGTGAGTTTCCAGTTACGCCGCGAGGAAGTCCTCGACGGCGAGCAACTGCGCGCCATGCTCGAACAGAGCCCGGCCCGGGCCGCCCAGGCGATCCTGCTGGCGGCCGGGCAGGGCGTGCCGGATGCCCAGGCGCTGCTCGGGCAGATCCTGCTCGATGGTCTGGGCATCGAGCGCGACCAGGCGCTGGCGCTGCGCTGGTTCGCGATCGCCGCCAAGGGCGGGCAACTGATGGCGCGCAACATGCTGGGGCGTTGCCACGAGCATGGCTGGGGCTGCGAGGCCGATGCCCAGGCCGCCGCCGGGCATTATCGCCAGGCCGCCGAAGCCGGGCTTGACTGGGCGCTGTACAACTACGCCAACCTGCTGGCCACCGGTCGCGGGGTCGCTGAAAACCAGGCCCTGGCCTTGAGCTGCTACCAGCGGGCGGCCACCATGGGGCACGCCAAATCCATGAACCTGTTGGGCCGTTATCTGGAGGAGGGGCGTCACTGCCCCAGGGATGTCGCGGCGGCCTGTGACTGGTATCGCCGTTCCGCCGAGGGTGGGGATTTTCGTGGGCAGTTCAGCCATGCCGCGGTGCTCGCCGATGCCGGGCGTATCGACGAGGCGCTGGCTTGGCTAAACAAGGCCCTGGAAGGCGGCAACCTGAATTTCCTGCGGGTCGCCCGCGGCGCCTTGTTGCAGGCGGCCCATCCGCAGATCCGCGGCCTGGCCCTGGCCTATCACCAGCGTGCGGCAGAGCTGGGTGACGAGCGGGACTTGGCGCTGCTTGCTGCTCAGGTGTAAATCACTATGATTGAAAGTTAATCACTCTTCATCATTTTGATACGGCGGAGATAGAACCATCATGACCGCAACTAAAGTGCTGACCGCACATGTGCCGTTGGAGTTGGCCGACAAGGTCGACCAGATGGCCTCTCGGCTGGAGCGCTCGCGCGGCTGGATCGTCAAGCAGGCTCTGGTGGCGTGGGTCGATCAGGAAGAGGAACGCAGTCGCCTGACCCATGAGGCTTTGGCCGATGTGGATGTTGGGCGGGTCATCGATCACCAGGCGGTCCAGGCATGGGCTGAAAGC from Pseudomonas chlororaphis subsp. chlororaphis encodes:
- a CDS encoding tetratricopeptide repeat protein produces the protein MSFQLRREEVLDGEQLRAMLEQSPARAAQAILLAAGQGVPDAQALLGQILLDGLGIERDQALALRWFAIAAKGGQLMARNMLGRCHEHGWGCEADAQAAAGHYRQAAEAGLDWALYNYANLLATGRGVAENQALALSCYQRAATMGHAKSMNLLGRYLEEGRHCPRDVAAACDWYRRSAEGGDFRGQFSHAAVLADAGRIDEALAWLNKALEGGNLNFLRVARGALLQAAHPQIRGLALAYHQRAAELGDERDLALLAAQV
- a CDS encoding Fe2+-dependent dioxygenase, which gives rise to MLLHIPGLFSREEVLRIREALEQADWADGKITAGYQSAKAKHNLQLPEGHPLAQEIGAAMLERLWQHPRFMSAALPHKVFPPLLNCYTAGGSFDFHIDNAVRQPKGSVERVRTDLSSTLFFSDPEDYDGGELEIQDTFGTQRVKLPAGDMVLYPGTSLHKVNAVTRGTRYASFFWTQSLVREDSQRALLFEMDEAIQQLTRDMPEHPSLIRLTGTYHNLLRRWVEV
- a CDS encoding PepSY domain-containing protein, which translates into the protein MLKKTLFQLHWFFGISAGLVLALMGITGATVSFQDEILRALNPSTLQVEKQPAGVLPPAELVEKIQAASGKTVSMLTVEADSGNAARVWFTPPPGQRRGEMRYFDPYTGEFMGAALGQDFFGLMLQLHRFLAMGDSGRQITGACTLILIFFCLSGLYLRWPRQVASWRAWLTLDWAKKGRGFNWDLHAVAGTWCLLFYLLAALTGLSWSYEWYNKGLNKLLADSPQSQRMKNRGAPPKGPAPTADYNAMWLGIYSTAGKDLSSYNIRMPAVAGQPATVFYLLKNSPHDRALNQITIDPKSGVVSRHDRYSDKSLKAQLLTSIYALHVGSYFGIVGRILVTIASLTMPLFFITGWLLYLDRRRKKRQIKDARQGLSTDTGDASAWLIGFASQSGFAEQLAWQTAGQLQAAGVPTKVQPLASVSEQDLLNTQNALFVVSTFGDGEAPDSARGFERKVLGRALSLDNLKYAVLGLGDRQYPHFCGFAKRLHGWLAEHGGNTLFAPVEVDSGDSYALRHWQQQLGQLIGQAPVDLWQAPAYDNWTLNQRELLNPDSSGSGVYLLGLTPPQPSSWLAGDLVEVLPRNCAWAIEFFLDGLGLDGSATVQLDGLTETLTQALASRQLPENRAHLVGLHAQALVDALVPLAMREYSIASIASDGQLELLVRQERHPDGSLGIGSGWLTEHAPVGSAISLRVRRNSGFHLPAEPCPLILLGNGTGLAGLRSLLKARIADGQQDNWLIFGERNAEHDFYCKDELQEWLTAGDLRRLDLAFSRDQAEKIYVQDRLRQQAERLKQWLADGAAIYICGSLQGMASGVDQVLNEVLGAEVVEQLIEQGRYRRDVY
- a CDS encoding TonB-dependent receptor — its product is MSRQPPQLPLGSPRLLASAIGVAITAGSAAHMAYAAENTEKKAAGNAISLDATSITGEAQDQTSYQVEKASSQKYTAPLVNTPRSVTVVPQQVLKDTAATSLQDALRTVPGITFGAGEGGNPQGDRPFIRGFDAQGDTYLDGVRDTGGQSREIFDIESIEVSKGPNSSFGGRGSAGGSLNLVSKTPKQQDFLNGGFTYGSDQTRRYVLDVNRQFLDSAAFRLNLMSHEQNVAGRDAVNYDRWGVAPSLTFGLGTPTRVNFSYYHMESDDLPDSGIPYGYSSASATAHKHDKPTDGGDSDNFYGLKDRDFRKTRADISTVSIEHDLNDNMTLKNTLRHGNTGQDYILTQPDDSKFNVNKYGTVWRRANSRVSTTETTTNQTDLFGEFQALGFKHTYSTGLEFTGEETRVSSYNIAGNTAKVCNPGSIPSCTSLSNPNPDDAWTGAISRNYNGTNTKATSRAAYVFDTIELDPQWLLNVGLRYDTFDTEANTNAATGRTKIKDDSQFWNWQAGLVWKPTDNGSVYASYATSASPAGGLVGEGADGNPLSAGASVSDLQPEETVNYELGTKWDVFNDRLSLTAAVFRTEKKNTRILVDALTYQNAGESRVDGLELSASGKITDKWQVFAGYSYLKSELVDAGLNGRNGVVSAGSNKGNEMPNTPKNSFSLWTTYEVLPKLTVGGGAFYVDEVYGDAGNTVYVPSYTRYDAMASYKLSKNVDLQLNVQNLTDKTYYDKAYSAHFANQAAGRTALFTTNFHF
- a CDS encoding CopG family ribbon-helix-helix protein → MTATKVLTAHVPLELADKVDQMASRLERSRGWIVKQALVAWVDQEEERSRLTHEALADVDVGRVIDHQAVQAWAESLMSDKPLPVPK